In a single window of the Nicotiana tomentosiformis chromosome 8, ASM39032v3, whole genome shotgun sequence genome:
- the LOC104114008 gene encoding mitochondrial arginine transporter BAC1 isoform X1: MDPGSSGYKDYVAGLMAGIAMVITGHPFDTVKVKLQKHNTEARGIKYNNGLHCAARILQTEGVKGLYRGATSSFIGMAFESSLVFGIYSQTKLLLQGGPDGGKPQPRAIVPSAAFGGAIISFILCPSELVKCRMQVQGADSVVPSSSRYSGPLECAVKTVKSEGITGIFRGGFTTLLRESLGNAVFFSTYEYVRYHLHLQLKGASSESSHLVDVGVGIMSGGLGGIACWSAVLPLDVAKTIIQTTPEKNHTRNPFLILKSIYGRSGLRGCYTGLGPTIVRAFPANAAAIVAWELSAKLLGIKRDLN, translated from the exons ATGGATCCGGGAAGTTCCGGGTACAAGGACTATGTAGCGGGTCTAATGGCCGGTATTGCTATGGTTATTACTGGTCACCCTTTTGATACTGTCAAG GTGAAGCTCCAGAAACACAATACAGAAGCTCGTGGAATAAAGTACAATAATGGATTGCATTGTGCTGCTAGAATATTACAAACTGAAGGA GTTAAGGGGCTATATCGAGGAGCTACATCTTCGTTCATTGGCATGGCCTTTGAGAGCTCACTTGTATTTGGTATTTACTCCCAAACAAAACTACTGCTGCAG GGTGGACCAGATGGAGGTAAGCCCCAACCTCGTGCAATAGTTCCTTCAGCTGCCTTTGGAGGAGCTATTATCAGCTTCATTCTATGCCCATCAGAACTGGTGAAG TGTAGGATGCAAGTTCAAGGTGCTGATTCTGTGGTACCAAGCTCCAGTAGATATAGTGGTCCACTTGAGTGTGCTGTTAAAACTGTAAAAAGTGAAGGG ATCACAGGCATATTTCGAGGAGGCTTCACGACTTTACTAAGAGAATCTTTGGGAAACGCTGTCTTCTTTAGTACATATGAATATGTTCGTTATCACTTGCATCTACAACTGAAAGGTGCTTCCTCTGAGTCAAGCCACTTGGTTGATGTTGGAGTTGGAATAATGAGTGGTGGTCTCGGTGGTATAGCA TGTTGGTCAGCAGTTCTGCCGTTGGATGTAGCAAAAACTATAATTCAGACTACCCCAGAGAAAAACCATACGAGAAATCCGTTTCTCATTTTAAAATCG ATTTATGGGAGATCAGGTCTTAGAGGATGCTATACGGGTCTAGGTCCTACAATTGTGAGAGCTTTTCCTGCTAATGCAGCTGCAATTGTCGCATGGGAGTTGTCTGCCAAATTGTTGGGAATCAAGCGTGATTTGAACTA G
- the LOC104114008 gene encoding mitochondrial arginine transporter BAC1 isoform X2, which translates to MDPGSSGYKDYVAGLMAGIAMVITGHPFDTVKVKLQKHNTEARGIKYNNGLHCAARILQTEGVKGLYRGATSSFIGMAFESSLVFGIYSQTKLLLQGGPDGGKPQPRAIVPSAAFGGAIISFILCPSELVKCRMQVQGADSVVPSSSRYSGPLECAVKTVKSEGITGIFRGGFTTLLRESLGNAVFFSTYEYVRYHLHLQLKGASSESSHLVDVGVGIMSGGLGGIACWSAVLPLDVAKTIIQTTPEKNHTRNPFLILKSIYGRSGLRGCYTGLGPTIVRAFPANAAAIVAWELSAKLLGIKRDLN; encoded by the exons ATGGATCCGGGAAGTTCCGGGTACAAGGACTATGTAGCGGGTCTAATGGCCGGTATTGCTATGGTTATTACTGGTCACCCTTTTGATACTGTCAAG GTGAAGCTCCAGAAACACAATACAGAAGCTCGTGGAATAAAGTACAATAATGGATTGCATTGTGCTGCTAGAATATTACAAACTGAAGGA GTTAAGGGGCTATATCGAGGAGCTACATCTTCGTTCATTGGCATGGCCTTTGAGAGCTCACTTGTATTTGGTATTTACTCCCAAACAAAACTACTGCTGCAG GGTGGACCAGATGGAGGTAAGCCCCAACCTCGTGCAATAGTTCCTTCAGCTGCCTTTGGAGGAGCTATTATCAGCTTCATTCTATGCCCATCAGAACTGGTGAAG TGTAGGATGCAAGTTCAAGGTGCTGATTCTGTGGTACCAAGCTCCAGTAGATATAGTGGTCCACTTGAGTGTGCTGTTAAAACTGTAAAAAGTGAAGGG ATCACAGGCATATTTCGAGGAGGCTTCACGACTTTACTAAGAGAATCTTTGGGAAACGCTGTCTTCTTTAGTACATATGAATATGTTCGTTATCACTTGCATCTACAACTGAAAGGTGCTTCCTCTGAGTCAAGCCACTTGGTTGATGTTGGAGTTGGAATAATGAGTGGTGGTCTCGGTGGTATAGCA TGTTGGTCAGCAGTTCTGCCGTTGGATGTAGCAAAAACTATAATTCAGACTACCCCAGAGAAAAACCATACGAGAAATCCGTTTCTCATTTTAAAATCG ATTTATGGGAGATCAGGTCTTAGAGGATGCTATACGGGTCTAGGTCCTACAATTGTGAGAGCTTTTCCTGCTAATGCAGCTGCAATTGTCGCATGGGAGTTGTCTGCCAAATTGTTGGGAATCAAGCGTGATTTGAACTA A